The sequence ATCAAGGGAGTTGCTGGCAGTGGAAAAACCACAGTTTCCATCTATCGGGCAAAGCATTTGCTTGATACAGAGCGTGAGCTTTTCAAAGCGTCAAGGGTTCTAGTGTTTTCCTATACCAAAAGCCTTGTTTCCTTCATTAAGAGTATTTTGAGGGATTCACTTCATAACACGGAAATTGAAGTGTCGACCTTCCATCAATGGGCGTACCGCTTCCTGCGAAGCAAAGGTCGGCTAGATGGCATGGAAGTATTGTCTCGCTGGCAAGATCGAGACAGTATTATTCGTGTTGTCCGAGCCAAGGCTGTAGATAGGTTCAGTCAATTGAAGTTGTTCCAAAAAACGGATCAATTTTTTCTAGATGAGTTTGAATGGATGAAGGGGAAGGGATTGAAGGTTTCCTCTGAATATCTCGAGGCCCAACGTGTTGGCCGTGGCGCAACGGACCGTTTAACACAGCACAACCGCCAAGTGATTTGGTTTATGTTTTACCATTATCGGGAAGAGCTAAAGAGGCGCAGTTTAATCGACTTTGCCGACTTCGCTCTATTGGTTGCTGATGTAATTTCATCTTCAGAGAGTTTTGAGGCCCCATATACGCATATAGTAATTGATGAGGCCCAAGACTTAACAAAGATGCAGATTTCAGTAATAGCGAAACTCGTGAGCTCTGACACGAACAGTATTACAATCGTAGCCGATGCGGCGCAGAAAATCTATAAGAGTGGATTTACTTGGACAGAAGTTGGGATCAATGTCCGCGGGGGTCGTACCATTGAATTCAAGAAAAACTATCGCAATACGCGGGAAATTGCGGAGGCCGCTTATTCCGTTCTCCAGCATGATTTGCGTCCCGATGAACTAACTGTAGCTGAGCTGCCAGATCGCCCTGGTCGGTTGCCGGAATTACACCTCTTGGGATCCA is a genomic window of Pontiella desulfatans containing:
- a CDS encoding UvrD-helicase domain-containing protein produces the protein MPVQLTGEQRRVLTLPPNNPIQIKGVAGSGKTTVSIYRAKHLLDTERELFKASRVLVFSYTKSLVSFIKSILRDSLHNTEIEVSTFHQWAYRFLRSKGRLDGMEVLSRWQDRDSIIRVVRAKAVDRFSQLKLFQKTDQFFLDEFEWMKGKGLKVSSEYLEAQRVGRGATDRLTQHNRQVIWFMFYHYREELKRRSLIDFADFALLVADVISSSESFEAPYTHIVIDEAQDLTKMQISVIAKLVSSDTNSITIVADAAQKIYKSGFTWTEVGINVRGGRTIEFKKNYRNTREIAEAAYSVLQHDLRPDELTVAELPDRPGRLPELHLLGSTALQFSLLAEILKGIDLTKISTAILHRQRRGLAQYRDWARDYLGLEGLIIQEANDWIGDTGLYFCPMPSAKGLEFDTVILIDFNDCFFPHPPGFSDPDDEEHLNTERRLLYTSMTRAKNELYFISSDAVPSRFVSDIDPKKIITVT